Below is a window of Labilibaculum sp. DW002 DNA.
TCGAACCAAAACTTGTTTGATGTTTATAAAAAAGTGGAAATTTACCTTAGCTCAATAGAGAGATTTTCGTCTTCGATTATTAATAAAATCCGCTTAAAGAAACAAGATAACCCACTGGCAAAAGCATTAAATGAAATTTGTTGCAAGTTGTTAGATTTTATGAGCGTTAGCTTATCGAAATATAGAATTTCGACACCATATGGTGCACCTGTTGAAATGGTGATATTGGTGATGGACCTGGCTCGTATTGTGAAAAATTCACTAGATGGATGGCAAGGCTGCGGTAGAGATGAGTTTATGACCTACATTTCAGATTGGTGTAACATTAATGAAGCTGAATTTGAAGATGCATTAAGTCAGGTTATTAAACATCGTTACGACCATAATAAGATAGATTTTTCGGTAGAGAAAATAGTAAGCTTGCTTAGTTTGTTAGAGCAGATGCTACATACTCTTTCTGGTTTAGATTATATCGGTAAAAAAATAGAAACAGACCTATTTGTTAAGGAGGAGACACTGATGGAAGAGGAGATTGAGGGAAGTACTACAGCAAAGAAAAAAAGACCATTCTTTTTTGGTAAAGAGTAGTGTTACGTAATTTGAGTATAAAAAAGTAAAGCTTATTATAATATGAAATCACTTAATGTAAAGCAACGAAGAAAGGCATTTATTAGCTTTCTTTTCTTATTTCTACTAACGTCTTCCTTGGTTGTTGTTATCGTGTTCTTTAATCTAAAAGTTCCTGAAAAGGAAAATAGATATCTTCATAATAGACTTGAGTATCTAAGTTTGGAAGAAAAAAACACAAATCTTTTTGGCGAAAAGATGGATAAGGTAAAAAACTTGATTGATTCCATTGAAATAAAGGGGACCAATATAGAATTTACAGATCAGTTGATTTCCACAGAATTAGCGATAATGAGAAGCAAATTTGTTGCAGAAGACAGCACTTCTCATGTTGGCATGTACAATAATATTATTCTTACTTATCTTGAATTAAAGGAGGCAAAAATTGAATTGCTTAATTTGGAGGATGCTAAAACAGATATTGAATCTTATATCAAGATAATAGAAGAATTGAAAGAGAAGTTAGAAGCAAAACAAAGAGATTTAGATATTTATCGGCACAATGCGAAATAGTCTGAAGTCATTTTAAAGCATAAAAAAACACCTAATGGCAATATTAGGTGTTTTTTTTGTTGTGGGTAAATTGCTTATTCTGGGCTGTGAAAAAATCAGAATAACTTACACACTTTATGTGGTACTACTGATTTTCCGCTACTACTTTTTTAGCATTTTTGTTGTCAGGATTTAATTCTAAAGATTTCCGATAAGCCTTAACTGCCTTCTCTTTGTCTCCTAAATCTAACAGGCATTCACCGTAACTATCAAACGTATTAAAACTATTTGGGTACAATTCTGTATTTAGTTTAAAGATCTTTAATGCCTCTTCTTTTTTACCTTGTCTAATGAGCTGATAGCCGAAATTGTTCATCCAATTCTCACGCAAATCGTATGGGGAGTTCTTAATTTCAATTTGCTTGACAATTTGTACTATTTCATCAATGGTTTTTCCTTCCTCTAGCAATTCTGTTAGTTTTTTTCGATTCAAATTTTTTATTTTCTCTCTTTGCTCGGCTAAAGTTTCAACCTTGCATTCGATTCTTTCGGCGTCAGTAATTTTTGTTGAGTCCATTTTTTCTCTCACAACAATTTTATTGTCTAATCTCTTGTATTGCGTACCATAAATTTGAGGTTTATTTGTACTCAACAAATATCTGTCAGTCGCTACAGCCAGGAACCATTTGTTTATTGTTGAATCCAATTCTATCGCTTTGGTTATTAGTTTTACTGCCATTCCATAGGCAACAGAGTCTTCTCCATGATGAAAAATTAATGCCGCATTATTGTAGTCCTTTGATGTACGTACTTTATTTGAATCTAATAATTCATAGACTCTTGCTTCCCTTATGCTATCGTTTTTTTGTACAATATTCCAATCGATATGATTTGTTCGATCTGCTTGGTCATTTTTAAACATCTCAACCAGTTCGGCATTATCTGCAATATTCTCTTGGGTTAGGTTCGTCGTTTTGCTATTCATAGAGTCGCAGGAAATGAATCCAATAATTGTTGCTAGTAAAATAAAGTTTTTCATGGGTTTATTAGGGTTTAAGTTTCTCGTTTATAAAGCTCAACGTTCTTGCTGATTTTTTTGGGCTCCCGATAGCTATCGGGATCAAACTACTCATCAACGCCTAGGATAATTTTGCTTTTGTTAGCAATAGTATTTATTCCATTTTCTTAAAATCATTCAGTCCAATTTGATGAATCATATAAGGCCACATTTCTGTACCTTTTGCTCCTGAGAATGTCCCAACATTTGATGTTCCTTTAAACTCTCCATTTTCATCAGTTTGAATATCTGAATTGTATGTTAAAGAATATTCAGTCCTGTTTTTCATCAATAAAAGGACTTTCATGTTTTTTTCTTTTTCTTCTTGAGAATCACCACTTGTTGATAAACAAAAATAAAATTCTATAGTTCCTTTTTGTCCATTCTCTTTAAAAATAGAGTCATTTTCCCACGTATCAATTATCTCCTGAAATGGTTCATATTCTATAATCGAGTAGTCAAATTTTGTTGAGTCAATAGGATGTAACTTAATAGTGAATTTACTACCAATTGGAAATGCATATCCATTTGCTGGTTCTGTAGGTAATTCTTGAGAATAACCTATCATGTTTATCGCAATTAAGGTTAATATTAAAAGTATGTTCTTCATATTTATTGAATTTCTGTTGGTTCTATATTATTGCTAACAATCTTGCTAAAATTTTGTGGGCGATTTAATGAGATTTCCTTATCAGTGCGCACCGAAATAAGCCGAGTAAATTTGTTTATATTTTGAACAAACCAATTTTAATTGGCTTGCTGGTTTTTCTTAATTGTACGAAACTTTCAACTGGCTCATCAGTGCCCATGACAATTTAGCTTTTGTTAGCAGCTTTAAATTTTCACAAGGTCACATTCTTAAATCTTTTTAATTTGGGCTGTTTAAATATTTTGTCCTTTAAAGATTCCTTAGATACTTTGACTGCAGTGAATACTTCATTATAAAATACATCTTTACCTGATTTTATAATTTTCAATGGGAGTGCTCCACATTCGTATATATATTTTAGAAACCGATAAGAATCATTTTTAAGATATTTTGTGTCTAATTTATAGTCTCTTGAAAAATATACTGTTGTTGTCCTAAAAGGCTTTATACTTGTTGTTATTGTTATTGAATGGCATTTATGCCCTAATACATTTATTGTGTCGTTAATATTCTCTGTGACAGGCATTGATCTCTGAAAATATTCCTCAATGTTATACTCTTGATATATTTTATTCTCCCAATTCATAAATCGAATAGCACATCTCGAATTCGGATTGTAGTAATCTATAGTGTGGAGTTTTTTCTTATTTCCATAATGAGTTGCCAATTTGTATTGATTTTGCCTTATATATAAAACAGATGTTGCTAGTGGATTAACAAAATATGCTTTAAATTCTTTTTCTGTTATTTTTTCAGGATTAGCATTTTCTATTGCCTTTTGGTATACGATTTTGCCTTCAAAACCTTGTGCATTTACACTATTTGAAAGTCTAAATAAAAGAGTGCTAAATGTTAAAAGTAAAAATAGGTTTCTCACTGTCTTGTTTTTTATTGCTGCTAACGGGCTTGCTAAGTTTCGTGGGCGATTAAAAGATTAATCTTATCAATGCCCCAAATAAGCAAGCCGAGTGAAATTGTTTATATTTTAGCAAACCAATTTTAATTGGCTTGCTGGTGTTTCTTAATTGCACTAAACTTTCAAACTGCTCATCAATGCCCATGAAATTTAGCTTTTGTTAGCAACTGGGCTTTTGTTAACTATTATTCTATTTATCATTTAATACACCTACTCAAAAAACTCATTAGCATATTTGTATGAAAATTGATGATTCAACATTAAGCTTATATCACCCTTTTTCAAATTATCCCCAATAGCAATTAAATGGTTAAATGCTGATCTAACAGCACCTGAACCGACACTTAATCTTCTGACTCCTATTCTATTTAATTTCTGAAAATCGTTGAATAATGGATTGGCTATAATATTCAACGGGGCGTCAATTGCTGACACTAAAGTTTCAACTATTTCCTCAGATAATGCTCCTGGAATAAATACACAGTCGGCACCAGATTTCACAAATGCGTTTCCTCTTTCTATTGCTGTAGCAATTTTTGATGCATCATCGGCAACATCCAACCAATAAACACAAGTCCGTGCATTGATTACAAATGGAATTCCTAATTCTTCTTTCAGTTGAACTAATGATTCAATCTTTTCGAGCTGAAAATCTAAATCGTTTAAGTTTCCGTTTGGCAAGCCATCTTCGATATTAATACCCACTGCACCTGCAAGGATTAATTTCTTAGCATTCTCTTTAACCTCTGCAACAGATTCGCCGTATCCACACTCAAAATCTACCGATAGAGGTATAGATATCCTCTTGGTAATTTGTTTAACTACCGTACAGAGATCTTCGAAATGAATACCCTCTCCATCTGGATAACCAAGAGAGTAAGCAATACCAGCGCTAGTAGTCGCTACCGCATTAAATCCCTGCTTTTCAAAAACAATGGCACTTCCAGCGCTCCAAGCGTTAGGCAAAACAAGCATTTGCTTCTCTTGATGAAGTTGATGAAATTTCTTAGCTAACTCTATTTGTTTTTCTATAATCATCTTAAAAAATATTTTCTATGTTTATACATATCGCCAATACTGTAGTCTATAAATCTATTCCCTTTCAAGCAAAATGATATTGCATGCACAAATAGTTATACTTAGTTGCTTTGCCTTGTTGCTAACTAGTTTATAACACCAATATTGTTGTTATTTCTTATGTGTCAACAACTCATATCAAATTGAACAGTACCAAAGCTAATAAAATTCAAATAAGTGTAAGGCCGTCAGAGTTTTCAAGTTTCAAATTCTTTCCAATTTATTTTAAAGACTGATTAAAAGCTTTAAATGTTTCAAATGATTGTTCTGAATATGGCTTTGATTTATAGATTCTTTCGTTGATTCCTTTTGCATATCCATCACAATGCATAAGCCGATTTTCTGATATGGTAATTTCAAATCTCGCTTCAGTAATAAAGTCTGAAGGCAGGTCATTATTTTTTAAAGTCTTCGCAATAATGGGAGGTAAAGAGTCCAAATAGTACAATAATGGTTTAATTTCCATTTCTTTTGGTGAGATTCTTTTTTCCAATACATCAACCTTCACTTCATCCATTCCTAATTCAGATGCGGCATTCACAATCCAATCGCTCATGTATCCGCCATCCCAATAATTCAAAGTAGAAAAGTAGGAATGAGCTAAACTGTGAATTAAGCTATTTAAGGTCTTTGTTTTTGCCATAGCTTGTCTTTTATCTATTCGTGGTATGTATGAATATAAGTGGTTGCGTGGCTTAACACTTAACTTTGTAAGTGCTTACTACGTAGGATATTCCTTTAGAAATTCCTACGTAGATGAGAACAAGCAATTACCTATAGCCATTGTTGTACGGTGGCTAATTTCTATAGGTAAATTGCATATTACTAATGGTTTGAAATTAATCGATTCTTCTACCTTTCATTTCACGCCCTCCTTGAAAAAGGGTTAAACTATCTATGTTGCCAGCATCATTTTTATTAAAGGTTAATTGTGCATCAACTACTTTTAGATAAAATTCATTTTCAGATTTTGGAAATATATCAACTATCGGTTGTCCTGTGGCTTGCGTTTTTAATTGATTTCCTTCTCTGCTAACGGTAATAATAAATCCCGGTTGGAGTTCGTATTTACCGA
It encodes the following:
- a CDS encoding isocitrate lyase/PEP mutase family protein yields the protein MIIEKQIELAKKFHQLHQEKQMLVLPNAWSAGSAIVFEKQGFNAVATTSAGIAYSLGYPDGEGIHFEDLCTVVKQITKRISIPLSVDFECGYGESVAEVKENAKKLILAGAVGINIEDGLPNGNLNDLDFQLEKIESLVQLKEELGIPFVINARTCVYWLDVADDASKIATAIERGNAFVKSGADCVFIPGALSEEIVETLVSAIDAPLNIIANPLFNDFQKLNRIGVRRLSVGSGAVRSAFNHLIAIGDNLKKGDISLMLNHQFSYKYANEFFE
- the tssO gene encoding type VI secretion system TssO — protein: MKSLNVKQRRKAFISFLFLFLLTSSLVVVIVFFNLKVPEKENRYLHNRLEYLSLEEKNTNLFGEKMDKVKNLIDSIEIKGTNIEFTDQLISTELAIMRSKFVAEDSTSHVGMYNNIILTYLELKEAKIELLNLEDAKTDIESYIKIIEELKEKLEAKQRDLDIYRHNAK
- a CDS encoding tetratricopeptide repeat protein, producing MKNFILLATIIGFISCDSMNSKTTNLTQENIADNAELVEMFKNDQADRTNHIDWNIVQKNDSIREARVYELLDSNKVRTSKDYNNAALIFHHGEDSVAYGMAVKLITKAIELDSTINKWFLAVATDRYLLSTNKPQIYGTQYKRLDNKIVVREKMDSTKITDAERIECKVETLAEQREKIKNLNRKKLTELLEEGKTIDEIVQIVKQIEIKNSPYDLRENWMNNFGYQLIRQGKKEEALKIFKLNTELYPNSFNTFDSYGECLLDLGDKEKAVKAYRKSLELNPDNKNAKKVVAENQ